One part of the Thermodesulfovibrio sp. 3462-1 genome encodes these proteins:
- a CDS encoding nucleotidyltransferase domain-containing protein gives MKEVDKILETIKNYPKLIAVYLFGSYAKGEEKPISDIDIAIILKDPEKNDEAEIGSLYSEKLDVVLFHRLPLHIQYEVFKYGKEIYVKDEEYLLDLKLRILKNYLDYSRVFEFMRSEVLK, from the coding sequence ATGAAGGAAGTTGATAAAATCCTTGAAACAATCAAAAATTATCCCAAGTTGATTGCAGTATATCTTTTTGGATCCTATGCCAAAGGTGAAGAAAAACCTATTTCCGATATAGACATAGCAATAATACTTAAAGACCCAGAAAAAAATGATGAAGCCGAAATAGGTAGTCTTTATTCTGAAAAACTTGATGTTGTCTTGTTCCACAGATTGCCTTTACATATACAATATGAAGTTTTTAAGTATGGTAAAGAAATCTATGTAAAAGATGAGGAATATCTTTTAGATCTGAAATTGAGGATTCTTAAAAATTATCTTGATTATTCAAGAGTTTTTGAATTTATGAGGTCAGAGGTATTAAAATGA
- a CDS encoding HepT-like ribonuclease domain-containing protein produces the protein MKLAENILRFEKHLEGAIRLKDKNISDYLVYNTLAMECFQAVNALIEIGEYIVAKNKLGFPSSYREIFELLEESGFITKNEL, from the coding sequence ATGAAACTTGCTGAGAACATTCTAAGATTTGAGAAGCACCTTGAGGGAGCAATAAGATTAAAAGATAAGAATATTTCAGATTATCTCGTCTATAATACACTCGCTATGGAATGCTTTCAGGCTGTGAATGCGCTTATAGAAATTGGGGAATATATAGTTGCTAAGAATAAACTTGGTTTTCCGTCATCATACAGAGAAATTTTTGAACTACTTGAAGAGAGCGGATTTATTACTAAAAATGAGTTATAA